The Candidatus Nitrosocosmicus franklandus genome contains a region encoding:
- a CDS encoding uL15 family ribosomal protein, with product MATRLRKSRKQRGSRYCGWGQIGQHRASGSRGGVGGAGKHKHFYIRTLKEEPDHFGHEQFHALRHSDITKWVNISDLNELIKFSETDKEGKVILDLDKLRIEKVLGTGIINSTVTVKVRKISDSAKNKIIAAGGEVLVLDELNTE from the coding sequence ATGGCTACTCGATTACGAAAAAGTAGGAAACAACGTGGAAGTAGATATTGTGGCTGGGGTCAAATTGGACAACACAGAGCCTCAGGCAGCCGTGGGGGAGTTGGCGGTGCTGGAAAACACAAGCACTTTTACATAAGGACATTAAAAGAAGAACCCGATCACTTTGGACATGAACAATTTCATGCTCTTAGACACAGTGACATTACAAAATGGGTCAATATCTCGGATTTAAATGAGTTAATAAAGTTTTCAGAAACTGATAAAGAGGGAAAGGTGATTTTAGATCTAGATAAATTGAGAATAGAAAAGGTCTTAGGTACTGGAATTATCAATTCTACAGTTACAGTTAAAGTCAGAAAAATCTCTGATTCAGCCAAAAACAAAATAATAGCTGCTGGAGGAGAGGTGTTAGTCTTAGATGAGCTCAATACAGAATGA
- the secY gene encoding preprotein translocase subunit SecY — MSSIQNDGLFRTIVKTISPYVPQVEKPKKKITLTNKLIWTGIALLVYLVMGQVPLFGVNVDPATDPLAFARVIFAAQQRTLLELGIGPIVTAGLLMQLLKGSDILKLNFRDPNDRSLFTSATKIVTIIVIVAETLLYGVSVYGGATPSGYHLAVLVAQLTAACIVIMYLDELVQKGWGLGSGISIFIMAGVAQAILWSIFNPLPIPNGVEPSGLIPFMITSGMEGHIGDSVLRSAPPAPVPNMPSLFALGITAGILVLLVYVQGIHVDIPIVSTRYRGFTAVYPIKLLYTSNIPVILASALMANALFIGQMVWINYNPNNDNPMFNFIAQYDPQTQNPTGGLFYYVTAPRSFEATVADPVRAIVYVLFLTTIVTIFGRLWVELGGLSAKAAAKNLLDADVQVPGFRRSESSVQSLLNRYIPSVTIIGGVIIGLLASVSDLFSVFGTGIGLLLMVDILVNYYNLLVREQVDVHMPKLAALLGRT, encoded by the coding sequence ATGAGCTCAATACAGAATGATGGACTATTTAGAACGATTGTAAAAACTATTTCACCCTATGTCCCACAGGTTGAAAAGCCAAAAAAGAAAATTACTCTTACAAACAAGCTAATTTGGACTGGTATTGCATTATTAGTTTACCTTGTTATGGGGCAAGTGCCCTTATTTGGAGTAAATGTGGACCCTGCCACGGATCCACTTGCATTTGCTAGGGTTATTTTTGCAGCTCAACAGCGAACCCTGCTTGAATTGGGAATTGGACCAATAGTCACCGCAGGGTTGCTGATGCAGTTATTAAAAGGATCTGATATATTGAAACTAAATTTCAGGGATCCTAATGATAGGTCATTATTTACGTCCGCAACAAAAATAGTTACTATAATTGTAATAGTTGCTGAGACATTATTATATGGTGTAAGCGTTTACGGAGGTGCGACACCTTCTGGTTATCACTTGGCCGTTCTTGTAGCGCAGTTGACTGCGGCGTGTATAGTTATAATGTATTTGGATGAGCTTGTGCAAAAGGGATGGGGTTTGGGTTCTGGAATCAGTATATTCATTATGGCCGGTGTGGCACAGGCTATTTTGTGGAGCATATTCAATCCCCTTCCTATTCCCAATGGAGTAGAACCAAGCGGGCTTATACCGTTTATGATTACCAGTGGTATGGAGGGTCATATAGGAGACTCAGTACTGAGGTCAGCACCACCAGCTCCTGTACCCAACATGCCGAGTTTGTTTGCACTAGGAATTACCGCGGGAATACTGGTCCTCCTGGTTTATGTGCAGGGTATACACGTTGACATACCTATCGTGTCTACTCGATACAGGGGATTTACTGCGGTCTATCCTATCAAATTGCTTTATACTTCAAACATTCCGGTAATTTTGGCGTCGGCACTGATGGCTAATGCGCTATTTATTGGACAGATGGTGTGGATTAACTATAATCCCAATAACGATAATCCCATGTTCAATTTCATAGCTCAATACGATCCCCAGACACAAAATCCTACTGGCGGATTATTCTATTATGTTACTGCCCCTAGATCTTTTGAGGCTACGGTAGCAGATCCTGTACGAGCTATAGTTTATGTTCTATTTCTGACAACTATTGTTACCATTTTTGGACGGTTGTGGGTCGAACTGGGTGGACTTTCAGCGAAGGCGGCTGCTAAAAATCTTCTTGATGCAGATGTGCAGGTTCCAGGTTTTAGGCGGTCCGAAAGTTCTGTTCAATCATTGCTGAATAGGTACATCCCATCAGTTACTATAATTGGAGGAGTAATTATTGGACTGTTGGCGTCGGTCTCAGATTTATTTAGCGTCTTTGGTACTGGTATCGGATTGCTTTTGATGGTAGATATTCTAGTAAACTATTACAACTTACTGGTAAGAGAGCAAGTGGATGTTCATATGCCTAAATTGGCCGCATTATTGGGCCGCACTTAG
- a CDS encoding adenylate kinase, with amino-acid sequence MTKRVIIVGIPGVGKSTVIADVHDQLSERGIDTKMAEFGKIMFDQAKLMSINNRDQLRKLSIEQQKTLQEMTANMINSFGNDVVLIDTHLLISTDNGFYPGMPIKLLNIINPTHLILITATAQEIQSRRENDNSRQRDLFSIDRIERDLRLSESMISTSSIITGCPFYIIQNSTNQIQGATNAICKIILGK; translated from the coding sequence ATGACAAAACGTGTTATAATCGTTGGAATTCCGGGTGTAGGAAAGTCGACAGTTATAGCTGATGTACATGATCAATTGTCCGAGAGAGGAATAGATACCAAAATGGCAGAATTTGGGAAAATTATGTTTGATCAGGCGAAATTAATGTCTATAAATAATCGCGACCAACTTCGAAAGTTATCTATTGAACAGCAAAAAACCCTGCAGGAAATGACTGCAAACATGATCAATTCATTTGGCAACGATGTAGTCCTTATTGACACCCATTTGCTAATTAGTACTGATAACGGATTTTATCCGGGAATGCCAATTAAATTGCTAAACATTATTAATCCCACTCATTTGATTTTGATAACTGCTACTGCTCAGGAAATCCAAAGCAGACGAGAGAATGATAACAGTAGACAAAGGGATTTGTTTTCTATTGATCGTATTGAACGTGATCTGCGCCTCTCTGAAAGTATGATTTCTACTAGCTCTATCATTACGGGTTGTCCTTTTTACATAATACAAAATAGTACCAACCAGATACAAGGAGCTACTAATGCTATCTGTAAGATCATATTGGGTAAATGA
- a CDS encoding AAA family ATPase — translation MESKQINDIKKNNSASGRKISIVISGWPAVGKTTIAVNLAKDFNLKLWNGGDILKMMAYDRGYSSSLEHDWWDTEEAAKFMNERNNNPNFDREVDNRLIELLKGGDVVITSYTLPWIADATINFWLQGSVENRSKRMSIRDNIDIETARKIVQRRDFENKQIYKKLYQFEFGEKLDVFDFSMNTDILTLESLITISKLIVESVIRN, via the coding sequence ATGGAATCGAAGCAAATAAACGATATTAAAAAAAATAACTCTGCGTCTGGTCGGAAAATCAGTATAGTAATTTCTGGCTGGCCAGCGGTAGGTAAGACAACAATTGCAGTAAACCTCGCCAAGGATTTTAATCTCAAATTGTGGAACGGTGGGGATATACTGAAGATGATGGCATATGATAGAGGTTATTCATCTTCACTTGAGCATGACTGGTGGGATACTGAAGAGGCTGCAAAATTCATGAATGAGCGAAATAACAACCCAAATTTCGATAGGGAAGTAGACAACAGATTGATCGAATTATTAAAGGGTGGCGATGTTGTGATTACAAGTTATACACTCCCTTGGATCGCTGATGCCACAATCAACTTTTGGTTACAAGGATCCGTAGAAAACAGATCAAAGCGCATGTCTATACGTGATAATATTGATATCGAAACAGCAAGGAAGATAGTTCAGAGAAGAGATTTTGAAAATAAGCAGATTTACAAGAAACTCTATCAATTTGAATTTGGAGAAAAACTTGATGTATTTGATTTTTCTATGAATACAGATATTTTAACATTAGAATCACTGATTACAATATCCAAATTGATCGTCGAAAGCGTAATACGGAATTAA
- a CDS encoding RNA-guided pseudouridylation complex pseudouridine synthase subunit Cbf5: MTDYKLTQLENLVQISEAVSNENYGSYPTKRPISELLNYGLILLDKPPGNTSHEIVSYVKKILQLEKAGHSGTLDPGTTGLLPIGLEEGTKIIPVLLLGPKEYIALGRLHSHVPNTKLMEVIQEFTGPIFQKPPQRSSVKRQTRVRNVYELKLDDQFDRLLLLRVLCESGTYIRKLIYDIGEVLGVGASMIELRRTRVCNFSDESDFIRLHDLVDAFQTYKETKNEEKLRRIIHPIEIAMTHLPAVTVRDTAIDALCHGAQLAIPGVVSISKNIKKGDLVGIYSLKGEVVGLGVSLLDYEEFFSNKKGICFQIKRIVMKPNTYPKFWSTTATTTATATIDTETEKEAGSGDDQDSSTATA, translated from the coding sequence ATGACTGATTATAAACTTACACAACTGGAAAATTTGGTACAAATAAGTGAGGCTGTATCAAATGAAAATTATGGTAGCTACCCAACTAAAAGACCGATATCGGAGTTGCTAAATTATGGACTGATACTTCTAGACAAACCACCAGGCAATACTAGTCATGAGATTGTTTCGTATGTAAAAAAAATTTTACAGCTAGAAAAAGCTGGACATAGTGGGACATTAGATCCGGGAACAACCGGATTACTGCCTATCGGATTAGAAGAAGGTACAAAAATAATTCCTGTTTTGTTATTGGGTCCTAAGGAATACATTGCGTTAGGTAGATTGCATAGTCATGTTCCGAATACTAAACTCATGGAAGTCATTCAGGAATTTACTGGTCCGATTTTTCAAAAACCACCACAGAGATCATCTGTAAAGCGTCAAACCCGTGTGAGGAATGTTTATGAATTAAAACTTGACGATCAGTTTGATCGTCTGTTACTATTGAGAGTATTATGCGAATCTGGTACTTATATCCGAAAATTGATTTATGATATAGGTGAGGTTCTCGGCGTGGGAGCCTCTATGATAGAGTTGCGTCGAACAAGGGTGTGCAATTTTAGCGATGAATCTGATTTCATACGGCTACATGATCTTGTGGACGCCTTCCAAACTTACAAAGAAACTAAAAATGAAGAAAAACTTAGACGAATAATCCATCCAATTGAAATAGCAATGACCCACTTACCTGCTGTAACTGTTAGAGATACTGCTATTGATGCTTTGTGTCACGGAGCACAATTGGCGATACCTGGAGTTGTCTCAATTTCCAAGAATATCAAAAAAGGAGATCTGGTTGGGATATATTCATTGAAAGGAGAGGTAGTTGGATTGGGTGTTTCATTGCTTGATTATGAAGAATTTTTTTCCAATAAAAAGGGAATTTGTTTTCAGATAAAGAGAATTGTTATGAAGCCTAACACTTATCCCAAATTTTGGTCCACTACAGCTACTACAACTGCTACTGCTACTATTGATACAGAAACTGAAAAAGAAGCAGGATCAGGAGATGATCAGGACTCTTCCACTGCCACCGCATAA
- a CDS encoding DNA primase small subunit domain-containing protein, producing MDSFTSKPVSDNSQKPTSNSFDYPRSAQDSPNKIWLEQTFRKHYFITSCANIELDDHISEREFGFRLFDGHVRRHLSFKNGRELFASIIKFSPSDIFCSSARYQFPSADMDQKSWIGSDLIFDIDGKDLHLECALDHNLTSCKNCKLIERGVYSNCKGCNSPLVQIVEIPCKNCIRNLKGEVNKLIEVLCDDFGIEQDHIHVFFSGNNGFHVHVISESFFKYDSMKRSALAQYFLMRGYSIENLGFRIDRTNNVTVLQNKILFNKGWRSRLLNQLKLQLKNHRIDTNFIRKINHLKETNNLDIQNMINNTFDRLSIKIDPNVTIDIHRIFRLAGTINSKSGLIKTRCKDLKSFDPLKDACMDEDSPVRINAFVDTKLVLKDTSYKIQTGVNNIPTFVAVYLISKGLGDICIEN from the coding sequence ATGGACTCATTTACTTCAAAACCCGTTTCTGATAATTCACAAAAGCCAACAAGCAATTCTTTTGACTATCCTCGTTCAGCTCAGGATAGTCCAAATAAGATTTGGCTCGAACAAACATTTAGAAAACACTATTTTATTACCTCGTGTGCAAATATCGAACTAGATGACCATATATCAGAACGTGAGTTTGGATTTCGATTGTTCGATGGACATGTACGCAGGCATTTAAGTTTTAAAAACGGGCGAGAATTATTTGCTAGCATAATCAAGTTTTCGCCTTCGGATATTTTTTGCTCATCCGCAAGATATCAATTCCCTTCAGCAGATATGGACCAGAAAAGTTGGATTGGTTCTGACCTCATATTTGATATTGATGGAAAAGATTTGCATCTTGAGTGTGCGCTAGACCATAACCTGACTTCTTGCAAAAATTGCAAGCTAATTGAAAGAGGCGTCTATTCTAATTGCAAAGGTTGTAATTCTCCTTTAGTCCAGATAGTAGAGATACCCTGCAAGAATTGTATAAGGAATTTGAAAGGGGAGGTCAATAAATTAATTGAAGTACTCTGTGACGACTTTGGTATAGAGCAAGATCATATTCATGTATTTTTTTCAGGAAACAATGGTTTTCACGTACATGTCATCAGTGAGAGTTTCTTTAAATATGATTCTATGAAACGTAGTGCTTTAGCGCAGTATTTTCTCATGAGGGGTTATTCAATAGAAAATTTGGGCTTTCGGATTGATAGAACAAATAATGTTACTGTACTTCAGAATAAAATATTGTTCAATAAAGGATGGCGATCTCGTTTGTTGAATCAACTTAAGTTACAATTGAAGAATCATCGTATAGATACCAATTTTATAAGAAAGATTAACCATCTTAAGGAAACAAACAATCTAGATATTCAAAATATGATCAATAATACATTTGACCGTCTTTCGATAAAAATAGATCCAAATGTTACTATCGATATTCACAGGATATTTCGGCTAGCAGGAACAATCAATAGCAAGAGTGGCTTAATTAAGACTAGATGTAAAGATCTTAAATCATTTGATCCTCTTAAAGATGCATGTATGGATGAAGATTCACCTGTAAGAATTAATGCATTTGTTGATACCAAACTTGTATTAAAGGATACATCATACAAGATACAGACTGGAGTAAATAACATACCTACTTTTGTTGCCGTTTATTTGATTTCAAAGGGATTAGGGGATATATGTATTGAGAACTAG
- the mtnA gene encoding S-methyl-5-thioribose-1-phosphate isomerase — translation MDQKNPRSNYLTTIFWDNDSVKLIDQTKLPEKLEIITCLTYQELAHCIKRLAIRGAPAIGVAAAMGLALCAVKSKATSKSRILEELKSAYHTLLETRPTAVNLKWGLDTIFRELDKYETVEEIKKNVVASAIKLSQEDIAINKKLGKFGSDLIKDGDVVMTHCNAGALATVSYGTALGVIRSVKESGKKISVIATETRPVMQGSRLTAFELVHDEIDVSLIPDTAVGHLMANKMIDKVIVGADRILRTGHVYNKIGTYQVALLSKSHGIPFYVAAPLSTFDLKSSTEEITIEERSVEEVTKIGDKRVAPAGVRIFNPAFDVTPPDLVAGIITEKGIIYPPYEKNVQAIFDGI, via the coding sequence TTGGATCAGAAGAATCCACGTTCTAACTATTTGACTACGATTTTTTGGGATAATGATAGTGTTAAACTTATAGATCAAACGAAATTGCCTGAAAAATTAGAAATTATAACATGTTTGACATATCAGGAATTAGCTCACTGTATAAAAAGACTTGCAATTCGTGGAGCTCCCGCTATAGGTGTGGCTGCTGCCATGGGATTGGCACTATGCGCTGTCAAAAGTAAAGCTACCTCAAAATCTAGAATTCTAGAAGAATTGAAATCTGCTTATCACACTTTACTAGAGACTAGGCCCACTGCTGTTAATCTAAAGTGGGGATTGGATACAATATTCAGAGAACTTGATAAATATGAAACAGTGGAAGAAATCAAAAAAAATGTCGTAGCTAGTGCAATAAAACTATCACAGGAAGATATAGCCATTAACAAAAAGCTTGGAAAATTTGGATCGGATTTGATAAAAGACGGTGATGTGGTCATGACTCATTGTAATGCCGGAGCGTTGGCTACTGTTTCTTATGGAACCGCGCTTGGAGTGATCCGATCCGTAAAGGAATCAGGAAAAAAAATCAGTGTAATTGCAACAGAAACGAGGCCCGTAATGCAGGGGTCTAGGTTAACTGCCTTTGAATTAGTACACGATGAAATCGATGTAAGTTTGATCCCTGATACTGCTGTAGGTCACCTGATGGCAAACAAGATGATTGACAAAGTAATTGTGGGTGCGGATCGAATATTAAGGACCGGCCATGTCTATAATAAAATTGGTACGTATCAGGTAGCATTACTTTCAAAATCTCACGGAATTCCCTTTTATGTTGCAGCACCATTATCTACTTTTGACCTAAAAAGTAGCACAGAGGAGATTACCATCGAAGAAAGGTCAGTAGAGGAAGTTACAAAAATCGGAGACAAGCGTGTTGCACCAGCAGGTGTTAGAATTTTCAATCCGGCTTTTGATGTGACTCCGCCTGATTTGGTTGCTGGCATTATAACTGAAAAGGGAATAATATATCCCCCATACGAAAAGAATGTACAAGCTATTTTTGATGGTATCTGA
- a CDS encoding PqqD family peptide modification chaperone codes for MHTNQITKERVFSELRKCMDPEIPVNVVDLGLIYNVDVSEKNNVDIKMTMTTRGCPLHDTLVKDVKRYINTIEGVGSINVEVVWDPPWSIDKMNPAVRDKLGFGKPALRFQIDYEQYKPQKSGKAVKQEDGSLALVNEREQGFMVNQNIIEFWDSCNGNRTINQLADDFSQKLNLPRQQVEQEVVQLIQQLLEAELLVPPPTKT; via the coding sequence GTGCACACTAACCAAATTACAAAAGAGAGAGTATTTTCTGAGCTTCGTAAATGCATGGACCCCGAGATCCCGGTTAATGTAGTCGATCTTGGCCTGATCTATAATGTTGATGTATCCGAAAAAAACAATGTGGATATTAAGATGACGATGACGACTCGTGGCTGTCCATTACACGATACTCTGGTTAAAGATGTAAAAAGATATATTAATACTATAGAGGGGGTTGGATCTATTAATGTAGAGGTTGTTTGGGATCCTCCATGGTCCATAGATAAAATGAATCCGGCTGTTAGAGATAAATTGGGTTTTGGAAAACCTGCATTGAGATTCCAAATCGATTATGAACAATATAAGCCACAAAAAAGCGGAAAGGCTGTAAAACAAGAGGATGGCTCTCTTGCTTTAGTCAACGAACGAGAACAAGGCTTTATGGTTAATCAGAACATTATAGAGTTTTGGGATAGTTGTAACGGAAATAGGACCATTAATCAATTAGCAGATGATTTTTCGCAAAAACTTAATCTACCACGACAACAGGTAGAGCAAGAAGTTGTCCAACTAATTCAACAATTATTAGAGGCAGAGTTATTGGTTCCTCCTCCAACGAAAACCTAA
- a CDS encoding nucleotide sugar dehydrogenase, which translates to MKSGGTKSVPHNPNLTDTNREPIESIIGKFRSGEYMVAVYGLGHVGAPLTSVWLRAGVKVIGVDKSSRVIENTRNGITHIPEPLVNESFSQGIREGRFLVYDDPIKASVDSKLKMICVPVLVKKNKPDLSIIKEVVVSISKGLKKDDIVSIHPSLPPLTTERVLIPLLEKHSGLKSKSDFSVIYNPERIYEGRAIYDIEEGHPGIVSADDAHSLQIAEALFSMLYGKGIVKILGIKIAEAEKLFEGVYRDVNISLANELARLCDRLNIDFWKAKKAANSQSFCHIHDPGIGVGGACIPVYPQFIIDVGLRNKVNCKITKTARAINNEMPKYSLYKALKLIKGRYSRRSKITILGLAFRGGVSDTRLSPTFDLLKELARLKIKDVIVHDPLVTDSELITKFKNARLVSDLTEAISERDLIILATNHKEYSNIDPSILGKTPIYDGRGILHPEMFEKDLFGGIGRPSS; encoded by the coding sequence GTGAAATCGGGAGGAACTAAATCTGTCCCTCATAATCCTAACTTAACTGATACTAATAGGGAACCAATTGAAAGTATCATTGGTAAGTTTCGATCAGGCGAATATATGGTAGCTGTTTATGGACTGGGTCATGTGGGCGCTCCTCTAACCTCTGTTTGGCTCAGGGCAGGTGTTAAGGTAATCGGTGTAGACAAATCAAGTAGGGTTATCGAAAATACTAGGAATGGAATTACTCATATTCCTGAGCCACTCGTTAACGAATCTTTTTCTCAAGGGATACGTGAGGGTCGGTTTTTAGTATATGATGATCCCATAAAAGCTTCTGTAGATTCCAAATTAAAGATGATATGTGTCCCGGTTCTTGTAAAAAAAAATAAACCAGACCTGTCAATAATTAAGGAAGTTGTAGTATCAATCAGCAAAGGATTAAAAAAAGATGACATTGTATCGATTCATCCTTCACTTCCTCCTTTAACTACTGAGAGAGTATTGATTCCTTTGCTTGAAAAGCATAGTGGGTTAAAATCAAAATCTGATTTTTCTGTTATATATAATCCTGAACGCATCTACGAGGGACGAGCTATATACGATATCGAGGAAGGTCATCCTGGAATCGTATCCGCAGATGACGCTCATTCCTTGCAAATAGCAGAAGCCCTATTTTCTATGTTATACGGAAAGGGCATTGTAAAGATTCTTGGGATTAAAATTGCAGAAGCAGAAAAGTTATTTGAAGGTGTGTATAGGGATGTGAATATCTCTTTGGCCAACGAGTTAGCAAGATTGTGTGATCGGTTAAATATTGACTTTTGGAAAGCCAAAAAAGCTGCCAACTCTCAAAGTTTCTGTCACATCCATGATCCAGGAATCGGCGTAGGAGGTGCATGTATACCGGTTTACCCACAATTCATTATAGATGTAGGATTACGAAACAAAGTAAATTGCAAGATCACAAAAACTGCAAGGGCAATTAATAATGAGATGCCAAAGTATTCTTTATATAAAGCCCTAAAACTTATCAAGGGACGGTATTCGAGAAGATCTAAAATAACAATTTTAGGCCTTGCATTTCGCGGAGGTGTTTCAGATACCCGTTTGTCACCCACTTTTGATCTACTTAAAGAACTCGCAAGATTAAAGATTAAAGATGTAATTGTACATGATCCATTAGTTACTGATTCAGAGTTAATTACTAAATTTAAAAATGCGAGACTTGTATCAGACTTAACCGAAGCCATTTCTGAAAGGGATTTAATCATCTTGGCTACTAACCATAAGGAGTATTCTAATATCGATCCCTCTATTTTAGGTAAAACTCCGATCTATGATGGACGGGGGATATTGCATCCAGAGATGTTCGAAAAAGACCTTTTTGGAGGCATAGGTAGACCTTCAAGTTGA
- a CDS encoding thioredoxin family protein: MLSNKEIMVKTQSAQKLVSGSPAPNFSLRGVDDKIYSLKDIKSKSLLIVFICNHCPYVKARISDLVSLQSKFDNSDFQIIGINSNDPNYEGEGFDNMVKFAKEYSLNFPYLIDETQSVAKDYGAVCTPDPFLFDESKNLVYHGKINDALEPNAVPTINIMEENVRKVIGGKKNEIQKDFDPSIGCSIKWIN; the protein is encoded by the coding sequence ATGTTATCAAACAAAGAGATTATGGTCAAGACACAATCCGCCCAGAAGTTAGTTTCAGGTTCTCCTGCACCAAATTTTTCTTTAAGAGGAGTTGACGATAAAATCTATAGCCTAAAAGACATTAAATCCAAATCTTTACTAATTGTATTTATTTGTAATCACTGTCCCTATGTTAAGGCTAGGATCTCTGACCTTGTCTCGTTGCAATCAAAGTTTGATAACTCTGACTTTCAAATAATTGGAATTAATAGTAATGATCCAAATTATGAAGGAGAAGGTTTTGATAATATGGTGAAATTTGCAAAGGAATATTCACTAAATTTTCCGTATTTAATTGACGAGACTCAAAGTGTCGCTAAGGATTATGGGGCAGTTTGTACACCAGACCCTTTCCTATTTGATGAGTCGAAAAATCTAGTTTACCATGGAAAAATTAACGATGCCTTAGAGCCAAATGCCGTCCCAACTATTAATATCATGGAGGAAAATGTTAGGAAAGTGATAGGAGGCAAAAAGAATGAAATCCAAAAAGATTTCGATCCATCAATTGGTTGTTCAATAAAGTGGATTAATTAG
- a CDS encoding leucyl aminopeptidase, with translation MVKITTASPDKVDLTDGVLVVGVTEDEGIRNFFVKDSRLSHIIKQIDSFGQERLNNIKKYGKSMTLGLNLDNSPIMILLIGLGESGKLDSDRIRHIGGLISLRCKELNYEKINVLKFFSESGLTESFVEGLVLAQYEFNNFKEQGSETEQKQSFFEKCTINMITGESQLETDQIQINKTLVVCEAVFFSRDLANSPPNYINPDALAAHAKSLESIDNIDVQIFDQDQIKQMGMNGIISVGKGSQNEPKLIVVNYNNSKSNEKPILLIGKAVTFDTGGISIKPSDRMDEMKFDKSGGCTVLGIMKAVGNLALPINVIAIIPAVENMPSGSSYRPGDIIRMYNGKTVEVLNTDAEGRMILADALAFGISKYSPKYVVDFATLTGACIIALGTNVAGIIGNNDKLIHGLISASKTTGEKIWQLPLFEEYFDLIKSNVASIKNIGGRTGGTITAAAFLSKFVDSVPWAHFDIAGTAWTQDGTAERSYNPKGATGFGIRLLLNYLQNNNDF, from the coding sequence ATGGTAAAAATAACAACTGCTAGTCCGGATAAGGTTGATCTAACTGACGGTGTACTTGTTGTCGGCGTTACAGAAGATGAGGGTATTCGTAATTTCTTTGTCAAAGACTCAAGGTTGAGTCATATTATAAAACAAATTGATTCCTTCGGACAGGAAAGATTGAACAATATTAAAAAATATGGAAAAAGCATGACCTTGGGACTAAATTTAGACAATTCTCCAATTATGATTTTGTTAATCGGTTTGGGAGAATCTGGCAAGCTCGATTCTGATCGCATCAGACATATTGGTGGATTGATCTCGCTTAGGTGTAAAGAATTAAATTATGAAAAAATTAATGTCTTGAAATTTTTTTCAGAATCTGGATTGACTGAATCATTTGTTGAAGGATTGGTATTGGCACAGTATGAGTTTAATAACTTCAAAGAACAAGGATCGGAAACTGAGCAAAAACAATCATTTTTTGAAAAATGCACGATAAATATGATTACTGGTGAAAGCCAGCTAGAAACAGACCAAATACAAATAAACAAAACACTAGTTGTATGTGAAGCAGTTTTTTTTAGTAGAGATTTGGCTAACTCACCTCCTAATTATATCAATCCAGATGCCCTCGCTGCCCATGCAAAGTCCTTAGAATCTATAGACAATATCGATGTCCAAATATTTGATCAAGATCAAATCAAACAAATGGGTATGAATGGGATAATTTCTGTTGGTAAAGGAAGCCAAAATGAACCCAAGCTTATCGTAGTAAATTACAATAATTCAAAAAGCAATGAAAAACCAATCCTGTTAATTGGTAAGGCCGTGACTTTTGATACTGGGGGAATATCGATCAAACCCAGCGATCGAATGGATGAAATGAAATTTGATAAGAGTGGAGGCTGTACCGTCTTGGGTATTATGAAAGCTGTGGGAAATCTTGCTCTTCCAATAAATGTTATAGCTATTATCCCAGCGGTTGAAAACATGCCTTCGGGATCTTCATATCGACCAGGAGATATAATTAGGATGTATAATGGTAAAACCGTGGAGGTACTGAATACTGACGCTGAAGGTAGAATGATTTTAGCTGATGCTTTGGCATTTGGTATCTCAAAGTACTCGCCAAAGTATGTTGTCGATTTCGCTACTTTAACAGGAGCATGTATAATTGCGTTGGGAACGAACGTAGCTGGAATTATTGGGAATAATGACAAGTTAATTCATGGTTTGATTTCTGCGTCTAAGACTACAGGAGAAAAAATTTGGCAACTTCCATTGTTCGAAGAGTATTTCGATTTAATAAAAAGCAATGTTGCTTCTATAAAGAATATTGGAGGCCGAACAGGAGGTACAATAACGGCTGCTGCATTCTTATCTAAGTTTGTAGATTCCGTACCTTGGGCTCATTTTGATATTGCTGGAACTGCATGGACTCAAGATGGTACTGCTGAAAGGAGCTATAATCCCAAAGGAGCTACTGGATTCGGAATCCGCTTGTTATTAAATTATCTGCAAAACAATAATGATTTTTAG